In Cololabis saira isolate AMF1-May2022 chromosome 1, fColSai1.1, whole genome shotgun sequence, the following proteins share a genomic window:
- the LOC133450690 gene encoding E3 SUMO-protein ligase ZBED1-like, translating into MTAAARLLPYEHMPCIAHSLQRSITMAIRDSGLENVLAKCRKLVGHFKHSPANSAELRRQQEESGQQQEPLIQDVATRWNSTVSMITRLLRNKDAVRATLELHQQRSTPAMLTNAELEKIEKLEILLEPCRYVTELLGGKQ; encoded by the exons ATGACAGCAGCAGCAAGACTCCTGCCATACGAACACATGCCGTGCATTGCGCACAGTTTACAGAGATCCATCACCATGGCAATCCGTGACAGTGGTCTTGAGAATGTCTTGGCAAAATGTCGCAAACTTGTCGGACATTTTAAGCACAGTCCAGCAAATTCAGCAGAACTGCGACGACAACAAGAAGAGTCTGGACAGCAACAGGAGCCCCTCATCCAGGATGTTGCCACCAGGTGGAACTCCACTGTCAGCATGATCACCCGGCTTCTCAGAAACAAGGATGCAGTCAGAGCTACACTTGAGCTTCATCAACAAAGAAGCACACCAGCCATGCTGACAAATGCTGAACTGGAGAAGATCGAAAAGCTTGAAATACTCCTTGAACCGTGCAG GTATGTGACGGAGCTTTTGGGAGGAAAACAGTAA